One Helianthus annuus cultivar XRQ/B chromosome 12, HanXRQr2.0-SUNRISE, whole genome shotgun sequence genomic region harbors:
- the LOC110899712 gene encoding wiskott-Aldrich syndrome protein family member 2 produces MRGRIYFPYKDHSKQRITSTATAMKTSFGAQQQVAMYLLLAILIIHNVFQAHSASSLQPHQGTVFSGTLRRLPSTPPPPQIGQPPHYRLPCPPPPPPPLALQIDRIASSFRTVGRGSPPAPKPSRPRYFHIFLSPPPPPPPESTK; encoded by the exons ATGCGGGGAAGAATTTATTTCCCATATAAGGACCATTCAAAACAAAGGATTACATCCACAGCTACCGCTATGAAGACGAGTTTTGGCGCACAACAACAAGTTGCTATGTATCTATTGCTTGCAATTCTCATCATTCACAatgtttttcaagcacattcagCTTCTTCACTCCAACCACATCAAG GAACTGTATTTTCGGGTACGCTTAGAAGGCTACCGTCAACGCCACCACCGCCGCAGATAGGCCAACCACCGCATTATAGGTTACCTTGTCCGCCTCCACCACCGCCCCCCTTGGCGTTACAGATTGACCGCATAGCTTCTAGTTTTCGTACCGTAGGTAGGGGCTCACCACCCGCACCAAAGCCAAGTCGACCTCGGTATTTCCATATCTTTCTttcgccgccaccaccgccaccgccggaAAGTACTAAATGA